AACATAATGTAGATTTTGTTCTCGCCCCGGATCAGTCTACCGGAGACTTTAATAATATCTGTTGCGGGGTCCACCTTCGTGCCAAGCGTAGTTACGAGTTCCCCGTTGACTTCCACTTTACCGGCCAAAATCATTTCTTCACACTTACGTCTGGACGCCACACCGGCCTGCGCCAAAATTTTCTGTAATCTTTCCATTTTCGACTAGTCACCTCAGATTAATGATAACCATCAGAGGGATAAATCACAAGTTCATTCCATGGAAAAAATGCTCCTGGGCAGTATTTATTGTGGGGTTCGATGATTAAAGGGGAGATTTGGTAGCGCTCTACCAATTCTAGAATGAGTTTACCCGTTGCAAATAGCTGTTCCTTCCTGCCAGATAATGGAGGAATTCC
This Paenibacillus sp. FSL R5-0345 DNA region includes the following protein-coding sequences:
- a CDS encoding N-acetylmuramoyl-L-alanine amidase, with the protein product MIYKGFILHQSRCTSINGKGFDFWVGVDGAIYAAPLLTDPEYIHICLEGDFSREDGIPPLSGRKEQLFATGKLILELVERYQISPLIIEPHNKYCPGAFFPWNELVIYPSDGYH